A DNA window from Castanea sativa cultivar Marrone di Chiusa Pesio chromosome 7, ASM4071231v1 contains the following coding sequences:
- the LOC142605330 gene encoding uncharacterized protein LOC142605330, translating into MPTPASPSASASASSSHRRASSDLMVRIGSADSEIKLRALRELKNQIVGNRTKKLFFLKLGTVPAVSCVLAEAQAQAQAQAQAQADLLVQSAAALGSFACGFDAGVRAVLDSGAFANLVALLSFPDDKVALDIEYHHNMLVSHQKVNPKEVIVGCADPFPDDVIEKPMR; encoded by the exons ATGCCAACCCCAGCTTCACCCTCAGCCTCAGCCTCAGCCTCGTCGAGCCATCGCCGCGCCTCGTCGGACCTCATGGTCCGAATAGGCTCCGCGGACTCGGAAATCAAGCTGAGGGCTCTCAGGGAGCTTAAGAACCAGATCGTCGGTAACCGCACCAAGAAGCTCTTCTTCCTCAAGCTCGGCACTGTGCCGGCTGTCTCTTGTGTCCTAGCggaggcccaggctcaggctcaggctcaagCTCAGGCGCAAGCTGACCTTCTGGTCCAGTCGGCTGCGGCGCTCGGTAGCTTCGCCTGTGGCTTCGACGCCGGAGTTCGTGCTGTGCTTGATTCCGGTGCTTTCGCTAATCTCGTCGCTCTTCTCTCCTTTCCGGACGATAAG GTTGCTTTGGATATTGAGTACCATCACAATATGTTAGTGTCCCACCAGAAAGTGAATCCAAAGGAAGTCATTGTTGGATG CGCCGATCCCTTCCCTGATGATGTGATCGAGAAGCCGATGAG ATAG